A window of Chryseobacterium sp. IHB B 17019 genomic DNA:
TGTTGCTAATATAATAATTTTCTGCATATTAATTTATTTATTAAGTTTTTGCATTGCATTAATAAAACTCTTAATAGGAATAGTAATAGGCCTTCCTTTGTCATCAGAGATACTTCCAGATGTGTTATAAAAACCTACAGTAGGAATGTAAGAAACAGGAGGAGTTCCTCCAATTTGTCCAGCCGGCAATGATCCTACTTGTTTGTCAAAGCCTATAACTAATGCCGGCTGTGTAAATCCAACATTATTTTTAGGATCTGTATCTTTGCCCGGACCCGTAGATGGTGAAGGAGTTCCAATCATTGTAACGTTGCCATCATTATCATATTCGAGAGGATGCAGATGAACATCTGAAGCAATAACATCACCCTGTGTTTTTAGATCCCTTTTAGCTTCAGCCCATTCCTTTGAACCAACTTGTCCAGCTTGAAGACCAGTTACAATTTTTGAAGACTTCCCACCTTGTCCTAAATAGAATCCCTGCTCAGTACCTGTCTTATCTTTTAATCCAAAATCAGCAACTGATCCCATTTTTGATAAATCGTCATTAGACAGTTGATTTAGTACATATCCTTTATTTATAGCTGCGTCAGCATCAGCTTCTTTTTTACTATTAGTAATTACTACTTTTTTATCAGTTTTACCATCTTCCACATGCTTTACTAATTTTCCAGCTAAGTTATAATAGTCAGTAAGAGGACTTCTTCCATCTGGATCAATAAATCTAATAGGATTATTAAACGCATAATTATACGGACTATGTCTTCTCATTTTCTCCGCTAGCGGATCAACGACTCGCCATCTTCCCAAATCCGGCATATACATCCTTGCTCCATAATCATACATCCCTGTCTCCTGCAACTCCTTCCCGTTGTACTTGTAATTGTAAAAAGAGGCTATATCAAAAGTACCCCCGATCCCGGACTTCTGTCTGACAATTTTTGTCATTTAGAAGATTCCCAGGGCATCAGTTTGACTTTTGAGACAGCCTTATTATTATTTAAATTTTACATTTATTCGTCATCTTCTAAATTCTCATACTTATAATCTGTTAAAACTAATATCCCCAAATATTGCCATTCGAACTCATCTTGATAATTAATCTTTAATATTAATGTTTTCTTTGTTTTTTGAAGTATTTCAATAGAATTAATTATTTTGTGATGAGAAGGATATTTTCCATAAGGAGAAGAAGCTATAAAATTTTTACTACTTTCTTTAGCTAAATTAAATTCGTCAAATATTCCCAATTTAATTTTTTCTTGAGATTTAAAACTTTCAGATTTTAAACATATTATTTTTTGAAATTTTTTATTTACGTCATCATATTTGTATAAACTTTCTTTATCAGAATCATATTTTAAATATTCAGATTTCATCTTAGAGGTATCTTGTTTAAAATAATCAAACACTCCTATATTAATTTTATCATTATTTAAAATCCCTGATTTATAAGTTACAATAATTGGTTTATAAAACTCTAAAATTTGACCTTTTACCATAGTAGTTAAAGATAAAAGCAGGATATATAAAATTGCTGTTTTTTTAATTTTTCTTGTCATTTTTTTCTTTTTTTGTATCTTCTCGAACTTGTATAAGTTGATTCATAATGGTTTCCGAAGGAGAGCCTGGCGCACGTGGCGCTATAAGTTTAAAACTATCTGCTCCATATTTGACATGATCCCCATCAGCCCCACCTGTAGAATCTTCTATATGAGACTTTATTTCATGATAAATTGCTTCTGCTAAATCATAATTATTATATCCAACTGTTTTCGAGTTACCTTCATCATCTGTACGAGTTGCACTATATCTTGAATCACTTGCCTCTTCTTTAAAATAGTTTTCATTTAAGGATACTAAATGAACTTTTTTATCTCCTGATTTAGATATATCCAAATTGTTGAATTCTGAGGAATTTGTATATCCTTCAGGAATTGAAACTTTGCCATCTTTTGCAAGCCCCATAAATTTAACGTCATTAATTGCCTCTGCTACAGTGGAGGAGTTTGTGCCAAAATTTTTGGAATTAATATAAATATCGTCTGTTTTACTAGTTCCATACTTATCCCATATCCTTCTACCTTCAGCAGTTTTATAGAGTATATCTTTTGATGCTTTGAAAGATCCATTTGCGGTTAGGATAATAATATCTTTGGGAGCTCTTCCATCTGGGTCTGTAAATCTGATTGGGTTATCGAGTGCGTAATTATTAGGACTATGACGACGCATCTTCTCCGCCAGCGGATCCACCACACCCCATCTTCCAATATCGGGCATATAAAATCTCGCGCCGTAATCATACATCCCAGACTCTTGAAGTTCCTTACCATTGTACTTGTACTGGTAAGCATTCTGTGTGGTTTCGCTATAATCATGCAGCAATCCAAAAGGATAATAATTATTTACCTCCGCTACCTCTCCCGGAGTAAAGGTTTCTACACAGGCTTGTTCTCCATTACCCAGATCTGTACAAGTCCTGACTCTAAGGTCTCTTCCCTGTATAATCCCATTATGATTCGTGTCTGCATAGCTTAACATTCCCCAATGATCTTATATTGACAAAAAATACCGCATGTGCAGTATTTTTGTATTTATAGCTTTTCAGAAATGAATAATTATTATACTTTAAAATTCAGCCATTTTATAATCTTGAATTAATCTGGCAGCTTTTTAGTTAGATTTAATAGTATGCTTGTAATCTTGCAAAACTAAAACACCATATCCCTTAAAGTCATAAATATCTGAATAATTAATCTTTATAATTAAAAATCTTTTATCTTTTTCTAAAACTTCTATAGAATCTATTTTTTCAAAATGACTAGGATAATTACCACTTGCAGATGAAGCTTTAAAGCACCTTTCAGATTCTTGTGTTAAATCAAAATATCTAAAAATACCTAAAAAGTTTTCAGTAGAAACATTTTTACCAATTTTATTAAAATATATAAAAGGCTTAAATCCTTTTTTTTCAGAATCGAATAGATATAAAACATTATCATCCGAACTGTATTTTAGAAAGCTCAATTCCATTTTATT
This region includes:
- a CDS encoding RHS repeat-associated core domain-containing protein, with the protein product MLSYADTNHNGIIQGRDLRVRTCTDLGNGEQACVETFTPGEVAEVNNYYPFGLLHDYSETTQNAYQYKYNGKELQESGMYDYGARFYMPDIGRWGVVDPLAEKMRRHSPNNYALDNPIRFTDPDGRAPKDIIILTANGSFKASKDILYKTAEGRRIWDKYGTSKTDDIYINSKNFGTNSSTVAEAINDVKFMGLAKDGKVSIPEGYTNSSEFNNLDISKSGDKKVHLVSLNENYFKEEASDSRYSATRTDDEGNSKTVGYNNYDLAEAIYHEIKSHIEDSTGGADGDHVKYGADSFKLIAPRAPGSPSETIMNQLIQVREDTKKEKNDKKN